The genome window GGCCGGCGTCCGCCTGCGCCGGGCGCAAAGCCGGTTGTTCGCCGCCCGTCCCTACGCCCGCAAGCTGGACGGGATGATGAAGCACCTGGCGGCGCAGACGGCCGACGAGCGGCATCCGCTCATGACTCCCCGCGAGGTGAAGGCCTCCGCGCTGATCGTCGTGACGGCCGACCGCGGATTCTGCGGAGGGTTCAACTCGAACGTCGTGCGCCGCGCCCTGGAAAGCGTCCGAGAGGGTTCGCCGACCCCCGCGTTGTTCTGCGTGGGTCGCAAGGGTTCGGATACGCTCTCCCGCCAGCGGCTGGAGATCCTGTCCCGCCATACCAACGTGTTCCAGGCGCTGGAATACGCCCAGGCCGGCGAGATCGCCGACGAGGTGACCAGGCTTTTCAACAGTGGCAAGATCGACCGGGTGGACATGCTCTACAACGAGTTCAAGTCCGCCGGGCAGCAGAGCCTCGTGACCGAGCAACTGCTCCCCGTGCCGCCCATGGCGGTGGAGGACGATCCGGGGTTCACCGGCTACGTGTACGAGCCGTCGCAGCCCCTGCTCCTGAACGACCTGCTGCCGCAGCATCTCCGCTTCCAGCTGTGGCGCGTGCTGCTCGAATCCAACACGGCGGAGGAAGCCGCCCGCATGATGGCCATGGACAACGCCACACGAAACGCGAGCGACCTGATCGACGATCTGACCCTGACGGCCAACAAGATCCGCCAGGAAACCATTACATCCGAACTGATGGACATCGT of Gemmatimonadota bacterium contains these proteins:
- the atpG gene encoding ATP synthase F1 subunit gamma → MPSLREIRRRIASTKDIQKITRAMQTVAGVRLRRAQSRLFAARPYARKLDGMMKHLAAQTADERHPLMTPREVKASALIVVTADRGFCGGFNSNVVRRALESVREGSPTPALFCVGRKGSDTLSRQRLEILSRHTNVFQALEYAQAGEIADEVTRLFNSGKIDRVDMLYNEFKSAGQQSLVTEQLLPVPPMAVEDDPGFTGYVYEPSQPLLLNDLLPQHLRFQLWRVLLESNTAEEAARMMAMDNATRNASDLIDDLTLTANKIRQETITSELMDIVGGAEALK